The following coding sequences are from one Humulus lupulus chromosome X, drHumLupu1.1, whole genome shotgun sequence window:
- the LOC133804728 gene encoding uncharacterized protein LOC133804728 isoform X1, with amino-acid sequence MVYHNMYLIVIALVSHSAVSIPRSPAVLTLNATNHKQWIENITMNLTFMKVDLALRIDAPSKPADDATEKDKKSYEDWEHSNRCCLMLMRYHMDESIRDSIPKSENAKDFLAAIKEKYKKFSKNEKNEHLNMLHHTVYDGSGDIRAHIDKLMGHYHKLKAMDMDLGEDYMVWLVMENIPSQFDSIRSSYNAQKEQWTVGEMSAILAKEEEDMRKGRARSISMVTNPNNPHKRKFTSNNSSDQKHPKKKANHPKGNGQASSSSTGHKNEFFKGKCNFCQCFGHKKADCRKLKAHLEKKGSDKPKKTE; translated from the exons atggtttatcataacatgtatttaatagttattgctcttgtttctcattcagctgtaagcattcctagatctcctgccgtcttgacgctgaatgcaaccaaccacaagcagtggattgaaaatatcacgatgaacttgaccttcatgaaagtggacttggccttgagaattgatgcaccatctaagcctgctgacgatgctactgagaaggataagaaatcttacgaggactgggaacactccaatcgttgttgcttgatgcttatgagatatcacatggacgaatctattcgtgatagtattcccaagtctgagaatgcaaaggattttcttgctgccattaaggaaaagtataagaaattctcaaagaatgagaagaatgaacacttgaacatgctgcatcacactgtttacgatggttcaggtgacatcagggctcacattgacaagctcatgggccactatcataaacttaaggccatggatatggaccttggtgaggattacatggtgtggttAGTGATGGAGAATATTCCATCTCAGTTTGATTcaatcagatcaagctacaatgctcagaaggagcaatggactgttggggagatgtctgctattcttgccaaggaagaggaggacatgagaaaaggtagggcaagaagtatctccatggtgacgaacccaaacaatcctcacaagagaaagttcacttCCAACAACTCTAGTGACCAAAAGCATCCTAAGAAGAAAGCCAACCATCCTAAGGGAAATGGGCAAGCTAGCTCATCTTCAActggtcataagaatgagtttttcaaagggaagtgCAACTTTTGTCAATGCTTTGGGCATAAGAAAGCTGATTGTCGAAAGCTCAAAGCTCACTTAGAGAAGAAAG gcagtgaCAAACCGAAGAAGACCGAGTAG
- the LOC133804728 gene encoding uncharacterized protein LOC133804728 isoform X2 — MNIGDSMSAVSIPRSPAVLTLNATNHKQWIENITMNLTFMKVDLALRIDAPSKPADDATEKDKKSYEDWEHSNRCCLMLMRYHMDESIRDSIPKSENAKDFLAAIKEKYKKFSKNEKNEHLNMLHHTVYDGSGDIRAHIDKLMGHYHKLKAMDMDLGEDYMVWLVMENIPSQFDSIRSSYNAQKEQWTVGEMSAILAKEEEDMRKGRARSISMVTNPNNPHKRKFTSNNSSDQKHPKKKANHPKGNGQASSSSTGHKNEFFKGKCNFCQCFGHKKADCRKLKAHLEKKGSDKPKKTE, encoded by the exons atgaacattggagactcaatgtcag ctgtaagcattcctagatctcctgccgtcttgacgctgaatgcaaccaaccacaagcagtggattgaaaatatcacgatgaacttgaccttcatgaaagtggacttggccttgagaattgatgcaccatctaagcctgctgacgatgctactgagaaggataagaaatcttacgaggactgggaacactccaatcgttgttgcttgatgcttatgagatatcacatggacgaatctattcgtgatagtattcccaagtctgagaatgcaaaggattttcttgctgccattaaggaaaagtataagaaattctcaaagaatgagaagaatgaacacttgaacatgctgcatcacactgtttacgatggttcaggtgacatcagggctcacattgacaagctcatgggccactatcataaacttaaggccatggatatggaccttggtgaggattacatggtgtggttAGTGATGGAGAATATTCCATCTCAGTTTGATTcaatcagatcaagctacaatgctcagaaggagcaatggactgttggggagatgtctgctattcttgccaaggaagaggaggacatgagaaaaggtagggcaagaagtatctccatggtgacgaacccaaacaatcctcacaagagaaagttcacttCCAACAACTCTAGTGACCAAAAGCATCCTAAGAAGAAAGCCAACCATCCTAAGGGAAATGGGCAAGCTAGCTCATCTTCAActggtcataagaatgagtttttcaaagggaagtgCAACTTTTGTCAATGCTTTGGGCATAAGAAAGCTGATTGTCGAAAGCTCAAAGCTCACTTAGAGAAGAAAG gcagtgaCAAACCGAAGAAGACCGAGTAG
- the LOC133804963 gene encoding uncharacterized protein LOC133804963, with amino-acid sequence MRKVCPNFDKENGLDTVLEVPIPEEMFTSMGSNALLRWQNLRSLMKAQSIENINKLPSCNISHLSSGSNNEFMALLKLVGSPLIPLQLQSSDALTRPVKTGSIEASSAKYIVQQYLAATGGVGALNSINSMYAVGQVKMTGSEMKEGDDSVRMKGKGEVGGFVLWQKNPDLWYLELVVSGFKVSAGSDGKLAWNQSSSQPSHANKGPPRPLRRFFQGLDPRCIASLFLDAVCVGEKTINNDDCFVLRLETAPNILRAQSTAQTEISRHTMWGYFSQRTGLLIQFEDTKLVRMKPIKGNDSVFWETTMISSIEDYRYEDGINIAHSGKTSAMLYRYGEAHNHKRRIEETWKIEEIGFNICGLSMDCFLPPSELKRE; translated from the exons ATGAGGAAGGTTTGTCCGAATTTTGACAAAGAAAATGGGCTGGATACGGTGTTGGAGGTTCCTATCCCAGAAGAAATGTTCACCAGCATGGGTAGCAACGCCCTTCTAAGGTGGCAAAATCTACGGTCTTTGATGAAAGCACAATCCATTGAGAATATTAATAAGCTTCCATCTTGTAATATATCCCATCTCTCTTCTGGATCCAATAACGAGTTTATGGCTTTGCTTAAACTCGTTGGCTCTCCTCTTATTCCTCTTCAGCTCCAATCTAGCGACGCCCTAACTCGTCCCGTTAAAACTGGTTCCATT GAAGCTTCGTCGGCAAAGTATATCGTGCAACAATATTTGGCAGCAACAGGGGGAGTAGGGGCATTGAACTCGATCAACAGCATGTACGCAGTGGGACAGGTGAAGATGACTGGGTCAGAAATGAAAGAAGGTGATGACAGTGTACGGATGAAAGGGAAGGGTGAGGTGGGTGGGTTTGTGCTTTGGCAAAAGAATCCTGACTTGTGGTACTTAGAACTCGTCGTTTCGGGCTTCAAAGTCAGTGCCGGCAGTGATGGCAAGCTCGCTTGGAATCAGTCTTCTTCTCAACCTTCTCATGCTAACAAAGGTCCCCCTAGACCACTCCGTCGCTTCTTCCag GGATTGGACCCCAGGTGCATAGCCAGCTTGTTTCTTGATGCTGTATGTGTGGGAGAGAAAACCATTAACAACGATGATTGTTTCGTACTGAGGCTCGAGACGGCCCCAAACATACTCAGGGCCCAAAGCACGGCCCAAACTGAGATATCTCGCCATACAATGTGGGGATACTTCAGTCAACGCACTGGGCTCCTCATACAGTTTGAAGACACCAAACTAGTTCGAATGAAGCCCATTAAGGGAAACGACAGTGTATTTTGGGAAACGACAATGATATCGTCCATAGAGGACTACAGATACGAAGATGGCATTAACATAGCGCATAGTGGTAAAACCTCAGCCATGCTTTATAGGTATGGAGAAGCTCATAATCACAAGAGAAGGATTGAGGAAACATGGAAGATTGAAGAAATTGGCTTTAATATTTGTGGATTGTCCATGGATTGCTTTTTACCTCCTTCTGAACTGAAAAGAGAATAA